AAAAAGTCAAGAGTCTAAATGAGGTTAAATTATGTCCGTATTTGCAGCACCAGGAGCATATGACCGCGCAATAACCGTTTTTTCACCAGACGGAAGACTCTTCCAAGTCGAATACGCAATGGAACTAGTCAACCGAGGAGCCACCATAATAGGCATCCAAACATCCGAAGGACTAGTTCTAGGCTCCGAAGAAAACATAGAAGTCCTCGAAGAAGCAGGCTACTCATGGAAAATCTTTCGAGTAGATGACCACATAGGAGCAGCCATCGTCGGCTTAAGCTCAGATGCAAGAATCCTAATCGACCAAGCACGAATCTACGCTCAAAGCAACAAACTAACCTACGATGAACCCATCGATGTAGAAGTCGTAACCAAACGCATCTGCGATATCCAACAAATGTACACCCAACACGCAGGAGTCAGACCATTCGGCGTAAGCATCATCTTCGGAGGAGTCGACAAAACAGGCACACGCGTATTCGGAACACACCCAAGCGGAACCTACAGAGGCTACAAAGCCACCGCACTAGGCGCAGGAAGAGACACCGTCATAAACATCCTAAAAGACGAATACAAAGAAGACCTAACCCTAGACAAAAGCATAAAACTAGCCGTAAAATGCCTAGTCAAAGCCCTCGAGGCACGCCAATTGCCACCAAGAATCAAAATAGCAATCATACCCTCAGCAACAAAGAAAATGGAAATGCTAAACGACAGTACTGTAGACGACTACATCAAAGAGCTGGGTTCAAGCAAGTGAAAACCTAATGAGTGAAAAGTTCACTGTTGCACGTCTCACAAGAGAGAATGAGCATTTTGAGATTCTAATCAAACCTCAAAAAGCACTAGATTATCGCAACGGTAAACTTTCCTCAATAACAGACGTTCTAGCAGCAGACATAATCTTCTCAGACGCCAACAAAGGCACTAAAGTCTCAGAAGAATCAATGCGCAAAGCCTTCAAAACAGTAGATACCCTAAAAATCGCAGATGAAATCCTCAAAAAAGGAACCCTGCAACTAACAACCGACCAAAGACGCAAAATGGTCGAAGACAAACGAAAACAAGTAGTAGACTTCATCTCCCGCCAAGCAGTAGACCCAAAAACCAACCTGCCACACCCACCCATGCGCATAGAAAACGCCATGGAACAAATCCGCTACCAAATCGACCCCTACAAACCAGTAGAAGAACAAGCCAGAGACATAGTCAAACTCCTAAGACCCATCCTGCCCCTCAAAATAGAACAAATAACAGTAGCCGTCAGAATCCCAGCCGAACACTCAGCAAGAGCTTATGGCACAATCAAAACCTTAGGAACCATAAAACGGGAAGAATGGCGCTCAGACGGCTCATGGTATGGCGAACTAGAATTGCCAGCTGGGTCATACGCTTCGTTGCTAAACAAACTCGGCAACGTAACCAAAGGAAGTGGAGAAGCAAAAATAATTTCATAAAAAATTAATGGAAAACGAAGGTGAAATTTTATGCCAACATTCTTTGAAAAAAAACAGCTCGTAACGCCTGGGGAATTACTCGCTGAAGGCGATTACTTACCAGGCGAAAACACGTATATGGAAGCAAACAAAATCTACGCCCAAAGAATTGGACTTGTAGACAGCGACAATAAAAAAATAAACGTTGTTGCACTTCGGGCTTTTTACGTGCCCAAAGTAGGTGACATAGTTATAGGAACAGTCGTCGAAGTCGGATTCAACGGCTGGACAGTCGACATCAGATCACCCTACAGCGCACTCCTACGTGCATCAGACGTTTTAAGCAGGCCATTTAAGCCTCAAAACGATGAACTATCCCAAGTCCTAAACGCAGGAGACCTAATTGTGGCAAAAATAG
The nucleotide sequence above comes from Candidatus Bathyarchaeota archaeon. Encoded proteins:
- a CDS encoding archaeal proteasome endopeptidase complex subunit alpha produces the protein MSVFAAPGAYDRAITVFSPDGRLFQVEYAMELVNRGATIIGIQTSEGLVLGSEENIEVLEEAGYSWKIFRVDDHIGAAIVGLSSDARILIDQARIYAQSNKLTYDEPIDVEVVTKRICDIQQMYTQHAGVRPFGVSIIFGGVDKTGTRVFGTHPSGTYRGYKATALGAGRDTVINILKDEYKEDLTLDKSIKLAVKCLVKALEARQLPPRIKIAIIPSATKKMEMLNDSTVDDYIKELGSSK
- a CDS encoding ribosome assembly factor SBDS; this encodes MSEKFTVARLTRENEHFEILIKPQKALDYRNGKLSSITDVLAADIIFSDANKGTKVSEESMRKAFKTVDTLKIADEILKKGTLQLTTDQRRKMVEDKRKQVVDFISRQAVDPKTNLPHPPMRIENAMEQIRYQIDPYKPVEEQARDIVKLLRPILPLKIEQITVAVRIPAEHSARAYGTIKTLGTIKREEWRSDGSWYGELELPAGSYASLLNKLGNVTKGSGEAKIIS
- the rrp4 gene encoding exosome complex RNA-binding protein Rrp4, with protein sequence MPTFFEKKQLVTPGELLAEGDYLPGENTYMEANKIYAQRIGLVDSDNKKINVVALRAFYVPKVGDIVIGTVVEVGFNGWTVDIRSPYSALLRASDVLSRPFKPQNDELSQVLNAGDLIVAKIASYDRAHDPQLTVGEPGLGKITRGQILRVTPTKIPRVIGRKGSMISMIKQETNCQIILGLNGVVLVTGKNIEDEELAIAAIKKIEEESHTSGLTDRITQLLKEHKSVKVEENSNE